A window of Pseudomonas monteilii contains these coding sequences:
- a CDS encoding SAM-dependent methyltransferase: protein MKTTTDIVAKLWGLCNVLRDDGITYNEYVTELTYLLFLKMLEETTKQERLPEGWRWGLLAKLEGMEQLDYYKAMLLELGKAKDELVGAIFIDAQTRLRKPTNLKALTSNIDQLDWFSAREEGLGNLYEGLLEKNAADKKSGAGQYFTPRPLIDCIVRLMQPQAGEVIQDPAGGTAGFLVAADRYIKDHTEDLYMLTEQQAFFQRHNAFSGAELVPDTHRLSMMNLLLHGIEGGMKNIDTLSPDGEALPKANLILTNPPFGTKKGGGRPTRSDFSITADTSNKQLAFVEHIVRALAPGGRAAVVVPDNVLFEDNTGRRLRTWLMDLCDLHTILRLPIGIFYAQGVKTNVLFFQRGKSDKGNTKAVWVYDMRANMPAYGKTRPLTLADFADFEAAYGADANGGATRQDQGEDSRWRKFDRAALRNRNDKLDINWLRDTEAEAEEALTEPEDIAAAIIGHLKAALEEIETLSEELEQDSTVVGAVVAGAVE, encoded by the coding sequence ATGAAAACTACCACCGATATCGTCGCCAAGCTTTGGGGCCTATGCAACGTCCTGCGCGACGATGGCATTACCTACAACGAATATGTAACGGAGCTGACCTACCTGCTGTTCCTCAAGATGCTGGAGGAAACCACCAAGCAAGAGCGTCTGCCGGAAGGGTGGCGCTGGGGTCTGCTCGCCAAGCTTGAGGGTATGGAACAGCTCGATTATTACAAGGCAATGCTGCTCGAACTTGGCAAGGCGAAGGACGAGCTGGTCGGCGCGATTTTCATCGACGCCCAGACTCGCCTACGTAAGCCTACCAACCTAAAGGCGCTGACGTCGAACATTGATCAGCTTGATTGGTTCTCCGCTCGTGAAGAAGGGCTGGGCAACCTCTATGAAGGATTGTTGGAAAAGAACGCGGCTGACAAGAAATCCGGCGCGGGGCAGTATTTCACACCCCGCCCGCTGATCGACTGCATCGTGCGCTTGATGCAGCCACAGGCTGGGGAGGTGATCCAGGACCCAGCAGGGGGAACGGCAGGCTTCCTAGTGGCGGCAGATCGCTACATCAAGGACCACACCGAAGATCTGTACATGTTGACCGAGCAACAGGCCTTCTTTCAGCGTCACAACGCCTTTTCAGGGGCGGAGCTGGTACCCGATACCCATCGGCTGAGTATGATGAACCTGCTGCTGCATGGCATCGAAGGCGGGATGAAAAATATCGACACGCTTTCGCCCGATGGCGAGGCGCTGCCTAAAGCAAACTTGATCCTGACCAATCCGCCCTTCGGCACCAAGAAGGGCGGAGGGCGTCCGACACGCTCCGACTTCTCGATCACGGCCGATACGTCCAACAAGCAGCTAGCCTTTGTCGAGCATATTGTCCGCGCATTGGCGCCCGGCGGCCGCGCGGCCGTTGTCGTCCCCGATAACGTGCTATTTGAGGATAATACTGGGCGCCGCCTTCGCACTTGGCTGATGGATCTTTGCGACCTACATACCATCTTGCGCCTGCCAATCGGAATTTTTTATGCACAGGGCGTCAAGACGAACGTGCTTTTCTTCCAGCGTGGCAAGAGCGATAAGGGAAATACAAAGGCCGTCTGGGTCTATGACATGCGTGCGAACATGCCCGCCTACGGCAAGACCCGTCCACTGACCCTGGCCGACTTCGCAGATTTCGAGGCAGCCTATGGCGCTGATGCAAACGGCGGAGCCACGCGGCAGGATCAGGGCGAGGATAGTCGCTGGCGCAAGTTTGATCGTGCAGCTCTCAGGAACCGCAATGACAAACTCGACATAAACTGGCTTCGGGATACAGAAGCAGAGGCGGAAGAAGCGCTGACTGAACCGGAGGACATTGCGGCCGCCATCATAGGTCACTTGAAGGCCGCGTTGGAGGAAATCGAGACATTGTCGGAGGAGCTAGAACAAGATAGTACAGTAGTAGGCGCTGTGGTTGCGGGGGCTGTGGAATGA
- a CDS encoding restriction endonuclease subunit S: MRALHICLAPLEEQREIVRRVESSFAWIERLAAEATSARKLIDHLDQAVLAKALRGELVPQDPTDEPVSAVLDRIRMERAAAPKIKRGRTRST, encoded by the coding sequence ATTCGGGCGCTGCACATTTGTTTGGCGCCACTGGAGGAGCAGAGGGAAATCGTTCGGCGTGTAGAAAGCTCGTTCGCTTGGATCGAACGCCTCGCTGCTGAAGCCACAAGTGCGCGCAAGTTGATTGATCATTTGGACCAAGCTGTGCTTGCCAAGGCCCTCAGGGGAGAACTTGTCCCACAGGATCCGACCGATGAGCCCGTTAGTGCTGTGCTCGACCGCATCCGAATGGAGCGCGCCGCCGCGCCGAAGATCAAACGCGGTCGCACTAGGTCTACCTGA